A region from the Rhodothermus profundi genome encodes:
- a CDS encoding M14 metallopeptidase family protein, whose product MTAVYRLLNLLILGLLLSGIGLGWPQAVQGQPAFPLPLPLPSEISYDPAIPRPEEVIGHVVGTRHTAPHQIVAYFQAVAAASDRVLVEEHGRTYEGRPLIHAIVSAPENLMRLEAIRTANMRLSEAPETVSDAELARMPVVAYLGYSIHGNEASGSEASLLVLYYLAAARGPAIDSLLAQAVLIIDPMLNPDGRDRFVDWANRNRGRVPVADPQDREHIEPWPGGRTNHYWFDLNRDWLTGQHPESQGRLRLFHHWRPQLLTDHHEMGSESTFFFMPGVPSRTHPLTPARNQELTAAIARYHAEVFNQIGSLYYSEEGYDDFYYGKGSTYPDANGAVGILFEQASSRALLRETRDGVLSYAFTVRNHFAASLSTLRALRALRIELLRYQRDFYREAEQLARQLPVKAYLIALEPGRTRAQMLAQVLRRHRIRIYMLARDVTVEGKTFRAGQAYVVPVQQPQARMLQALMERRTTFEDSLFYDVSAWTLPLAYDVVWAEWKRNPSPLLGAPVDSVKLDGGTLIGDRSDYAYLMTWDRFFAPAALYQLQRAGVRARMLSRTITLPVAGTRRTFPPGTVLIPVVQRDGKGPGPDSLQALLQQLAQTYHVRFYAVQTGLTEEGPDLGTRDYGRVLEQPRVALLTGEGTRAYNAGEVWHLLSERMHMPVSLLDVQHVAWADLSRYNRLVLAGGSYAALPSEKIKNWVREGGVLIALTSAVDWVVAQGWLNLKAKPFELDSLLRPYPYGQLARARGAQVIGGAILEARMDTTHPLAFGLGATLPVFRTEETFYEPSEVPGANVAVYTEQPLLSGYLSAARRQQAPGAAAVVAQRYGRGRIILIMDNPNFRAFWPGSSRLFLNAVFFGDAF is encoded by the coding sequence ATGACGGCCGTGTATCGTCTACTGAACCTTCTGATCCTGGGCCTCTTGCTGTCTGGAATAGGGCTGGGATGGCCGCAGGCTGTGCAAGGCCAACCTGCTTTTCCGTTGCCGCTACCGCTGCCTTCGGAGATTTCCTATGATCCTGCGATTCCTCGACCCGAGGAAGTCATCGGCCATGTCGTAGGCACGCGGCATACGGCGCCCCACCAGATTGTAGCCTACTTTCAAGCCGTAGCCGCAGCCAGCGACCGCGTCCTCGTCGAAGAGCACGGGCGCACCTATGAAGGACGTCCGCTGATTCATGCCATCGTTTCCGCTCCAGAAAACCTGATGCGTCTGGAAGCCATTCGCACCGCCAACATGCGGCTTTCGGAGGCTCCAGAGACCGTAAGCGATGCCGAGCTGGCACGCATGCCGGTTGTTGCCTACCTGGGCTACAGCATTCATGGCAATGAAGCCAGCGGTTCGGAAGCCTCGCTGCTGGTGCTTTACTATCTGGCGGCTGCCCGTGGGCCTGCCATCGACTCGCTGCTCGCCCAGGCCGTGCTCATTATTGATCCGATGCTGAATCCCGACGGCCGGGATCGGTTTGTAGACTGGGCCAACCGTAACCGCGGCCGCGTGCCTGTGGCCGATCCTCAGGACCGCGAGCATATCGAGCCCTGGCCTGGCGGGCGCACCAACCACTACTGGTTCGATTTAAATCGTGACTGGCTGACCGGTCAACACCCGGAGTCTCAGGGGCGGCTGCGACTCTTTCACCACTGGCGGCCGCAACTGCTGACGGACCATCACGAGATGGGCAGCGAGTCGACCTTTTTCTTTATGCCGGGCGTGCCCAGCCGAACCCATCCGCTGACGCCCGCGCGCAATCAGGAGTTGACCGCTGCAATCGCTCGCTATCATGCAGAGGTGTTCAATCAGATCGGATCCCTCTACTATTCGGAAGAGGGATATGACGATTTCTACTACGGCAAGGGATCAACGTACCCTGATGCGAACGGTGCGGTAGGGATCCTCTTCGAGCAGGCTTCCTCACGCGCCCTGCTTCGGGAAACGCGTGATGGGGTGCTTTCTTATGCCTTTACCGTCCGTAATCATTTTGCGGCCTCTCTCTCTACGCTACGCGCTCTGCGCGCCCTTCGGATAGAACTGTTGCGTTACCAGCGCGATTTCTATCGGGAGGCCGAACAGCTCGCGCGACAGCTTCCTGTCAAAGCCTATCTCATTGCCCTGGAACCAGGCCGCACGCGTGCGCAGATGTTGGCGCAGGTGCTTCGGCGCCACCGCATTCGTATCTACATGCTGGCGCGGGATGTTACGGTTGAAGGGAAAACGTTTCGGGCGGGGCAGGCCTACGTGGTGCCCGTGCAGCAGCCACAGGCCCGGATGCTGCAGGCCCTGATGGAGCGACGCACCACCTTTGAGGACTCGCTTTTCTATGACGTGTCGGCCTGGACGCTTCCACTGGCCTATGACGTGGTCTGGGCCGAATGGAAACGGAATCCATCGCCGCTGCTGGGCGCTCCGGTCGATTCGGTGAAGCTGGACGGAGGAACCCTGATCGGAGATCGCTCCGACTATGCCTATTTGATGACCTGGGATCGCTTCTTTGCACCGGCAGCGCTTTATCAACTTCAGCGGGCAGGGGTGCGGGCGCGAATGCTCTCCAGGACGATTACCTTGCCGGTTGCAGGTACCCGTCGAACGTTCCCGCCCGGCACCGTGCTGATTCCGGTTGTGCAACGCGATGGAAAGGGACCCGGACCCGACTCGCTGCAGGCGCTCCTGCAGCAGTTGGCGCAGACCTACCATGTGCGTTTCTATGCGGTTCAGACCGGATTAACTGAAGAAGGTCCGGATCTGGGCACGCGCGACTACGGACGCGTGTTGGAACAACCCCGGGTAGCGCTGCTGACCGGCGAAGGCACGCGCGCCTACAATGCGGGCGAAGTGTGGCATCTGCTCTCCGAACGAATGCATATGCCTGTTTCCCTCTTAGACGTGCAGCATGTCGCCTGGGCCGATCTGAGCCGCTATAACCGGCTGGTACTGGCTGGCGGATCGTATGCTGCCCTGCCGTCTGAAAAAATCAAAAACTGGGTGCGGGAAGGCGGAGTGCTTATTGCGCTGACCAGTGCAGTAGACTGGGTGGTGGCTCAGGGATGGCTTAACCTTAAAGCCAAACCCTTTGAGCTCGACTCCCTGCTTCGACCCTACCCGTATGGGCAGTTGGCCCGCGCTCGTGGCGCACAGGTCATTGGCGGTGCTATTCTGGAAGCGCGCATGGATACAACCCATCCGCTGGCTTTTGGCCTGGGCGCTACGCTACCCGTCTTTCGAACCGAGGAAACCTTCTACGAACCGTCCGAGGTGCCAGGTGCTAACGTGGCAGTTTACACCGAACAGCCCCTGCTCAGCGGTTATCTTTCAGCGGCCCGTCGGCAACAGGCTCCGGGAGCGGCGGCTGTTGTGGCACAGCGGTATGGGCGGGGGCGCATTATTCTGATCATGGATAATCCAAACTTTCGCGCTTTCTGGCCGGGTTCGAGCCGGCTGTTCCTGAACGCCGTCTTTTTCGGTGACGCGTTCTAA
- the rpmA gene encoding 50S ribosomal protein L27 — MAHKKGMGSTRNGRDSNPKMLGVKVFGGQFVTAGSILVRQRGTKFHPGLNVGRGGDDTLFAKVDGVVRFSRGRGDRRFVHVDPVEA, encoded by the coding sequence ATGGCGCATAAGAAAGGCATGGGATCGACCCGGAACGGCCGGGACTCCAACCCGAAGATGCTGGGCGTTAAGGTCTTCGGGGGGCAGTTTGTCACGGCCGGGAGTATCCTAGTCCGCCAGCGTGGGACCAAGTTTCATCCGGGTCTGAACGTAGGACGCGGAGGCGACGACACGCTGTTTGCTAAAGTTGACGGCGTGGTTCGTTTCTCGCGCGGACGCGGGGATCGGCGTTTTGTGCACGTCGATCCAGTAGAAGCCTGA
- the rplU gene encoding 50S ribosomal protein L21 has translation MYAIVDIAGKQFRVEEGRYLYIPYHEKAQPGDTLTFDRVLLVVDGDQVYLGRPVVEGAAVKTRVLEHVKADKILVFKKKRRKRYKVKRGHRQRYTKVQIEALEVPQNAQPLASEATAQPTA, from the coding sequence ATGTATGCCATTGTTGACATCGCCGGTAAGCAATTTCGCGTCGAAGAAGGTCGCTACCTTTACATTCCCTATCATGAGAAAGCCCAGCCGGGCGACACGTTGACTTTTGATCGTGTATTGCTGGTGGTCGATGGCGACCAGGTGTACCTGGGCCGTCCGGTTGTGGAAGGCGCCGCCGTTAAAACGCGCGTGCTGGAACACGTCAAGGCGGATAAGATTCTGGTCTTTAAGAAAAAGCGGCGCAAACGCTACAAGGTGAAGCGCGGTCACCGCCAGCGGTACACGAAAGTGCAAATAGAAGCCCTGGAGGTGCCTCAGAATGCGCAGCCGCTTGCAAGCGAAGCAACGGCCCAGCCAACTGCTTAA
- a CDS encoding thioredoxin domain-containing protein has product MPNRLQFEKSPYLLQHKDDPVDWWPWCEEAFARAKAEDKPVFLSIGYAACHWCHVMAHESFQDEEVARLMNDAFINIKVDREERPDVDQLYMTVCQMVTGHGGWPLTIIMTPDRKPFFAATYIPKRSRYGRPGLLEIIPRIQEAWRQHRDEIIASAEKLTGTLQKIMSFEAPSQIIDAEWLEIAYRRLDDIFDARHGGFGHAPKFPTPHTLLFLLRYWQRSGEAHALQMVEHTLMQMRLGGIYDHVGFGFHRYATDEAWRVPHFEKMLYDQALLTIAYTEAYQATGKSFYARTAREILTYVLRDLRAPEGAFYSSEDADSEGEEGKFYVWTVAELREALGPELAPIAIDLFNVQPEGNYEEEATGERTGKNILYLSKSLQALARERGWSLEELETTLATIRERLFAYRMRRVRPGRDEKILTDWNGLMIAALARAAQVFDEAVYAEAAQTAADFLLRTMRTPEGRLWHRYRDGEAGISGMLDDYAFLSWGLLDLYEATFEEHYLETALALTEQMLTHFWDARGVFYMTPDDGEPLIVRPRETMDNAMPSGNAVALMNLVRLGHMTGRTNYAEHADAMIRFFSGPVKQQPPIFTGMLVSIDFAFGPIYELVLAGDLDNPDLRELLRTIHQRYLPRKVLMLRRSGAAGERLVQLAPFVAAQEPVDGRPTVYVCHDYRCEQPVTDPEELARQLDALHAGAPA; this is encoded by the coding sequence ATGCCGAATCGTCTTCAGTTTGAAAAAAGCCCCTATCTGCTGCAGCACAAGGATGACCCGGTCGACTGGTGGCCCTGGTGCGAAGAAGCTTTTGCTCGGGCAAAGGCCGAAGACAAACCGGTATTCCTGTCAATTGGCTACGCCGCGTGCCACTGGTGCCATGTGATGGCCCATGAGTCGTTCCAGGATGAGGAGGTCGCCCGCCTGATGAACGACGCGTTTATTAATATCAAGGTGGATCGGGAAGAGCGGCCCGACGTCGATCAGCTCTATATGACGGTCTGCCAGATGGTGACCGGCCATGGGGGGTGGCCTTTGACCATCATTATGACCCCTGACCGGAAGCCGTTTTTTGCAGCGACCTACATTCCCAAGCGCAGTCGGTATGGCCGGCCGGGCCTGTTAGAAATCATCCCGCGCATTCAAGAGGCCTGGCGGCAGCACCGGGACGAGATCATTGCCTCTGCCGAGAAGCTGACCGGCACGCTGCAGAAGATCATGTCGTTTGAGGCGCCCAGTCAGATCATTGATGCAGAGTGGTTGGAGATCGCCTACCGACGGCTGGATGACATTTTCGATGCCAGGCATGGCGGCTTCGGACATGCACCAAAGTTTCCCACCCCGCACACGCTCCTGTTCTTGTTGCGCTACTGGCAGCGAAGCGGAGAGGCGCACGCGTTGCAGATGGTTGAGCACACGCTGATGCAGATGCGACTGGGGGGCATTTATGATCACGTGGGGTTTGGCTTTCATCGCTACGCGACCGACGAGGCGTGGCGCGTGCCGCACTTTGAAAAGATGCTCTATGATCAGGCGCTGCTTACGATAGCCTATACCGAGGCCTACCAGGCCACCGGCAAGTCCTTCTACGCCCGGACAGCGCGCGAAATTCTGACGTATGTGTTGCGTGACCTGCGGGCGCCGGAGGGGGCCTTTTACAGCTCGGAGGATGCCGATAGCGAAGGCGAAGAGGGAAAATTTTATGTATGGACGGTCGCCGAATTGCGCGAAGCGCTGGGGCCAGAGCTGGCTCCAATCGCTATCGATCTATTTAACGTGCAGCCAGAAGGTAATTATGAGGAGGAGGCGACCGGTGAGCGTACAGGCAAAAACATTCTCTACCTGAGCAAATCACTCCAGGCCCTTGCCCGCGAGCGAGGGTGGTCCCTAGAAGAGCTGGAAACGACGCTGGCAACGATTCGGGAGCGTCTGTTTGCATATCGCATGCGCCGCGTGCGGCCGGGCCGGGATGAGAAGATCCTGACGGACTGGAATGGCTTGATGATCGCCGCGCTGGCCCGGGCGGCGCAGGTGTTCGATGAGGCGGTCTATGCTGAGGCTGCGCAGACGGCCGCCGACTTTCTCCTGCGCACAATGCGCACGCCCGAAGGTCGTCTGTGGCATCGCTACCGAGACGGAGAGGCAGGGATTTCCGGGATGCTGGACGACTATGCCTTTTTGAGCTGGGGATTGCTGGATCTGTATGAGGCAACCTTTGAAGAACATTACCTGGAGACGGCGCTTGCGCTGACCGAGCAGATGCTCACGCACTTCTGGGATGCACGGGGTGTGTTCTACATGACGCCTGATGATGGAGAACCGCTCATTGTGCGACCTCGGGAAACGATGGACAATGCCATGCCTTCAGGGAATGCGGTGGCGCTGATGAACCTGGTGCGCTTAGGACATATGACCGGCCGCACAAACTATGCAGAGCATGCGGATGCGATGATTCGCTTCTTTTCCGGACCGGTCAAACAGCAGCCGCCTATCTTTACAGGTATGCTGGTCAGTATTGATTTTGCCTTTGGGCCCATTTACGAATTGGTGCTGGCGGGCGATCTCGACAATCCAGACCTGCGGGAACTACTGCGCACGATTCACCAGCGCTATTTGCCGCGCAAAGTGCTTATGCTGCGCCGGTCGGGCGCAGCCGGTGAGCGGCTGGTGCAGTTGGCGCCGTTTGTGGCTGCCCAGGAGCCGGTTGATGGCCGCCCGACCGTCTACGTGTGCCATGATTACCGATGCGAGCAGCCCGTTACCGATCCCGAGGAACTGGCCCGTCAGCTTGATGCGCTGCACGCTGGCGCACCGGCCTGA